A single window of Candidatus Thermoplasmatota archaeon DNA harbors:
- a CDS encoding glycosyltransferase family 2 protein — MKVSIVIPTLNEEEGIGVTLDSIDMKEFEKRESDVEVLVIDGNSKDRTREIAEKKGAKVIVEPRKGYGRAYKRGLKEAEGNIIITGDADGTYPFHITHEYVDMLLKQNLDFITTNRFANLGKKAMSFKHFFGNFILSSTLRLLYGVKVKDSQSGMWIFRKDALNKLKDLEEFDDGMPFSEEIKMEMFSHPDIKAKEVPSHLFERKGEAKIESFADGWKNLKFLIKKRCR, encoded by the coding sequence ATGAAGGTAAGTATCGTAATCCCCACGCTGAACGAGGAAGAAGGCATTGGAGTAACACTGGACAGCATTGATATGAAAGAGTTCGAAAAGAGAGAATCGGATGTAGAGGTGCTCGTCATCGATGGAAACTCAAAGGATAGAACAAGGGAAATAGCAGAAAAAAAGGGCGCAAAAGTTATTGTCGAACCGCGCAAGGGCTATGGAAGGGCATACAAGAGGGGGCTTAAGGAAGCCGAGGGGAACATCATAATCACCGGTGATGCAGACGGTACATATCCATTCCATATTACTCACGAATATGTGGATATGCTCCTGAAACAAAATCTGGACTTCATCACGACCAACAGGTTTGCCAACCTGGGGAAAAAAGCGATGAGTTTCAAGCATTTCTTTGGCAATTTCATTCTCTCCTCGACACTCCGCCTGCTGTACGGGGTGAAAGTAAAGGATTCGCAATCTGGCATGTGGATTTTTAGAAAGGATGCATTGAACAAATTGAAGGATTTGGAGGAGTTCGATGACGGTATGCCCTTCAGTGAGGAAATAAAAATGGAGATGTTTTCCCACCCGGATATAAAGGCAAAGGAAGTGCCCTCTCATCTTTTTGAAAGGAAAGGGGAGGCGAAAATCGAGTCCTTTGCCGATGGATGGAAAAATTTAAAATTCCTGATAAAAAAGAGGTGCAGATAA